A genomic region of Mitsuaria sp. 7 contains the following coding sequences:
- a CDS encoding DUF4810 domain-containing protein: MTHRMQRALRVGALAALALLMTACAKPQKPLYQWGGYQGSVYQYFKTNGTAPGDQITQLESQLIKNKAANEATPPGLHGHLALLYAKVGNDDAARAHLEAERALFPESAAFVDFLLKKPSEKTAAASAAAATASVPISPASPAKPASGV; this comes from the coding sequence ATGACCCACCGCATGCAACGCGCGCTCCGCGTGGGCGCGCTGGCCGCGCTCGCCCTGCTGATGACCGCCTGCGCCAAGCCGCAGAAGCCGCTGTACCAATGGGGCGGCTATCAGGGCAGCGTCTACCAGTACTTCAAGACCAACGGCACGGCGCCGGGCGACCAGATCACACAGCTGGAATCGCAGCTCATCAAGAACAAGGCCGCCAACGAAGCGACCCCGCCCGGACTGCACGGCCATCTGGCGCTGCTGTACGCGAAGGTCGGCAACGACGACGCCGCGCGCGCGCATCTGGAAGCCGAGCGCGCGCTGTTCCCGGAGTCCGCCGCCTTCGTCGACTTCCTGCTGAAGAAGCCGTCCGAGAAGACCGCAGCGGCCTCCGCCGCCGCCGCCACGGCGTCCGTGCCCATCTCGCCAGCCTCGCCCGCCAAGCCGGCGAGCGGTGTCTGA
- a CDS encoding CsgG/HfaB family protein — MSFQVLARGATIALALTALFGCATEQSRTIEVPRATTPAPAQYQGQRAPIAVGKFENRSSFMRGMFADAIDRLGGQSKSILIAHLQQTNRFNVLDRDNLEEAQQEAKFKNSTLAIKGADFLVTGSVTEFGRKEVGDQQLFGVLGRGKKQIAYAKVTLNIVNSQTSEVVYSAQGAGEYELSTREVVGFGGTASYDATLNGKVLDLAIKEAVNTMVAGIDNGAWKPQAAR; from the coding sequence ATGTCATTCCAAGTCCTGGCGCGTGGCGCCACGATCGCACTCGCGCTGACCGCGCTCTTCGGCTGCGCCACCGAGCAGTCCCGCACCATCGAGGTCCCGCGCGCCACCACGCCGGCGCCGGCCCAGTACCAGGGTCAGCGCGCGCCGATCGCGGTGGGCAAGTTCGAGAACCGTTCGAGCTTCATGCGCGGCATGTTCGCCGACGCCATCGATCGCCTGGGCGGCCAGTCCAAGTCCATCCTGATCGCCCACCTGCAGCAGACCAACCGCTTCAACGTGCTGGACCGCGACAACCTCGAAGAGGCGCAGCAGGAAGCCAAGTTCAAGAACAGCACGCTGGCGATCAAGGGCGCGGACTTCCTGGTCACGGGCTCGGTGACGGAGTTCGGCCGCAAGGAAGTCGGCGACCAGCAGCTGTTCGGCGTGCTGGGTCGCGGCAAGAAGCAGATCGCCTACGCCAAGGTGACGCTGAACATCGTGAACAGCCAGACCTCGGAAGTCGTCTACTCCGCGCAGGGCGCCGGCGAGTACGAGCTGTCGACCCGCGAAGTCGTCGGTTTCGGCGGCACCGCCAGCTACGACGCCACGCTCAACGGCAAGGTCCTGGACCTGGCGATCAAGGAGGCCGTCAACACGATGGTCGCCGGCATCGACAACGGCGCCTGGAAGCCGCAAGCGGCGCGCTGA
- a CDS encoding 4'-phosphopantetheinyl transferase superfamily protein: MSPPVLRLALTTRAGLSGPALSVEDLLPGERARLAARRHDDARERFVDGRRLLRQLASVPPDIDAHGRSTLPSGHINLSHSGDWLFAGASARPIGVDLEVLRPRRGDLIALSRQVHGDAQCAEIGRLLAAGHDSDALAVFYGWWTLKEAWLKCRGRGLDFALMRSLEFHPQDDTTASAMSATSATSDDRPADCACARVDGLGLMLAVVVDPGVIGRGLRCVDLPAALAGEPLRWRLLESCF; encoded by the coding sequence ATGTCGCCGCCTGTCCTGCGTCTGGCGCTGACGACGCGGGCCGGCTTGTCCGGCCCGGCGTTGTCCGTTGAAGACCTGCTGCCGGGCGAGCGCGCCCGGCTCGCGGCACGCCGGCACGACGACGCGCGGGAGCGTTTCGTCGACGGACGCCGGTTGCTGAGGCAGCTTGCGTCCGTTCCTCCCGACATCGATGCCCACGGTCGCAGCACGCTGCCGTCCGGGCACATCAATCTGTCCCACAGCGGCGACTGGTTGTTCGCCGGTGCCTCCGCGCGGCCGATCGGCGTCGACCTCGAAGTGCTGCGGCCGCGTCGCGGCGATCTGATCGCGTTGTCGCGGCAGGTGCATGGCGACGCGCAATGCGCGGAGATCGGGCGCCTGCTGGCCGCAGGGCACGACAGCGATGCGCTCGCCGTCTTCTATGGCTGGTGGACGCTCAAGGAAGCGTGGTTGAAGTGCCGCGGACGCGGTCTCGATTTCGCGCTGATGCGCTCGCTCGAATTCCATCCGCAGGACGACACCACCGCGTCCGCCATGTCCGCCACCTCTGCCACGTCCGATGACCGGCCCGCGGACTGCGCCTGCGCCCGTGTGGACGGCCTCGGCCTGATGCTCGCGGTCGTCGTCGATCCCGGTGTCATCGGGAGGGGGCTGCGTTGCGTTGACCTTCCTGCCGCTTTGGCCGGCGAGCCTCTGCGCTGGCGGCTTCTAGAATCCTGCTTTTGA
- a CDS encoding excinuclease ATPase subunit, with translation MTTKNTFALVLKRSLAVGVAALGLAAGAAQARDTVLNIPLADVLAMPEAQGKLDGSVKFFLAGAKTPRIEKRMGSDSSNQKTNGVGKSDEFGCKWAALSALIAFQNSAKREGANAVVDMVSYYKKNETRSETTFECHAGAMIIGVALKGTYAKIAE, from the coding sequence ATGACCACGAAGAACACGTTCGCCCTCGTCCTGAAGCGCTCGCTGGCTGTCGGCGTCGCCGCGCTGGGTCTGGCCGCCGGTGCCGCGCAGGCGCGCGACACGGTGCTCAACATCCCGCTGGCCGACGTGCTGGCCATGCCGGAAGCCCAGGGCAAGCTCGACGGGTCGGTCAAGTTCTTCCTGGCCGGCGCCAAGACGCCGCGCATCGAGAAGCGCATGGGCTCGGACAGCTCCAACCAGAAGACCAACGGCGTCGGCAAGTCCGACGAGTTCGGCTGCAAGTGGGCCGCGCTGAGCGCGCTGATCGCTTTCCAGAACAGCGCCAAGCGCGAAGGCGCCAACGCGGTGGTCGACATGGTCAGCTACTACAAGAAGAACGAGACCCGGAGCGAGACGACCTTCGAATGCCATGCCGGCGCCATGATCATCGGCGTCGCGCTGAAGGGCACCTACGCCAAGATCGCCGAGTAA